From the Chryseobacterium fluminis genome, the window AAAAATCATTGTAAAGATACTGGTCAGAATAATTAAAGCGCAGGTGAGAAGATCATGCATCCAGAAAACCGGAATGTCAAGCAAAAGATCCCTTACCGTTCCGCCACCCACAGAGGTTACAAATGCAATGATAAGTACACCGAAGGGATCAAGACGTTTTTGCATGGCTGCAAAACTTCCCGACATGGAAAAGGAAATCGTTCCGAGTACTTCTATGGCAAAATTAAGCTGTTCGTGCATACATTTATATGGGTAATTGGTAATCAATGATAGCAAAATTACTCATTACCCCATTACTAATTAATTAAACTCTCACCGAGTCCGGAACCAGTAATTCATATTCACCTCCGTGGTTAATGATTTCTCTTACAATACTGCTACTGATAAAAGATTTTCCCGATGAGGTCAGTAAAAATACCGTTTCCAGTTTTTTATGTGCTAAAGTTCTGTTGGTATGGGCTATTGCTTTTTCAAATTCAAAATCGGCAGGATTTCTTAAGCCACGCAGAATATACTGTGCATTTTTTTCGAAGCAGTAATCTACGGTCAGGCCTTCAAAATAATCAACTTCCACATTCGGAAACTCAGCTACGGAATTCTGGATGAATTCCATTCTTTTCTCCATCGGGAACATATATTTCTTCTGAGAGTTTTGTCCGATGGCGATAATTAATTTATCAAAAAGCGGAGCTGCTCTCTCTATAATATCATAATGTCCTAAGGTAATGGGATCAAACGACCCCGGGAAAACGGCAATTTTCATGCGTATATAGTTATAAGTTATGAGTTATCAATTATAGGTTGCAATTGTAAATGGTGAATTCTCAATTTTGAATTTTGTATTCTGCCATTATCAATCATATTAATTTCTAACTTCTAATTACTAATTTCTGAATTTATTTAAAGCTTTTTCAACCTCGTTTCCACAAAGGTCCGTGATAGAAATTCCGTAAATCTTCGCCTGCTGGGGAAGAATACTTGCAGGAGAAAATCCCGGGTTTGTATTCATTTCAAGCATATAAGGAATACCGTTCATCAGAATAAACTCACTTCTCGAAAAACCGCTCATCCCAAGAGAGTCGTACGCTCTTTTTGAAATTTCCTCTACTCTGATTCTTGTTTCATCATCAATTCTGGCCGGTGTGATTTCTTCCGAAGCACCTTCGTACTTAGCTTCATAATCGAAGAATTCATTCTGCGGGACAATTTCGGTGATCCCTAAAACAATCGTTTCCCCTTTATAATCGATAACTCCGACTGATACTTCCATTCCGTCGAGAAAACTTTCAATTAAAATCTCATCATCTTCTTTAAACGCAACTTCCGCTGCAGCCACTAGTTCAGACTTCTCTTTCACTTTCGAAATTCCCAGTGAAGAGCCGGACTGGTTTGGTTTAACAAAAACAGGAAGACCAAGATTTTCTACAATCTCATCCACATTGATTTCTTCACCTTTTCGTAAATAAACACTCTTTGCAGAAGGAATCCCGTATTTTGATAATACGGCCAGCGTATCTTTTTTGTTGAATGTTAAGGCACTTTGGTAAAAGTCACAACCGGTATAGGCCTGTCCTATGGCATCCCAGTAAGCCTGGAGAATACCATTTTCACCCGGTGTACCGTGAATAATATTGAAACAGACATCGAATTTTAGTGTTTTGTCAGTACCCAGTGTTACAGAAAAATCCCCTCGGTTAATATCATATTTTCTGTCATCTTCGCCTAAAAAGTACCATTCATCTTTAAGGATAACGACTTTATATACTTCATAAAGATCTCTGTCTAAAGAATCATAAATTAATTGACCGCTTTTCAGAGAGACCACATATTCGTCAGAATAGCCCCCATCACTACGGCAACTTGTTTTTTGCTCATAACCATATAGTATCAATTAGGGCAAATTTAATCATTTTATATAATGGAATACGCAAATTCTGAAATTTTAAAATCAAAAGTGAAATGTGTTAAATAAAAAGCATGTTCTAAAATTATTAATTATATTTGCTGTCTAATTATAGTCATTTTAAGTATGCTTAAATCACTTTTCAATTGGAAAGTTTTACTGAACTTAGTCGTAGCCATAGGTGTTTTTGTGGGGTTGGTCTGGCTTACATTTCGTTGGTTAGAATACCATACTAATCATGGTCAGGAAATACCGGTCCCCAATGTTGTTAACAAATCTGTACATGAAGCGGTAAAAATCCTGGATGATGCAGGATTGGAATATGAGGTAGACAGTTTTAAATACGATCCTAAATACAGACCTTTTCAGGTACTGCAGGTATATCCTGCGCCAGGCTCACGAGTAAAAGACGGAAGAGCCATCCAGATTAAGGTAAATCCGAGAACCTGGGCTCCCGTTGCAGTTCCTGACGTCATCAATAAATATGCAGGACTGGCTTTCAGAAGACTGGATCAGGTGGGACTTAAAGTAGGAGATACGATCTACGAGCCGAGCATCCAGAAAGATGCGATCATCAGATTATTATTTAAAGGAAATGTGATACAGCCTAAATCCCTGCTTCCGAGATTCTCAACAGTAGATGTGGTCATCGGATCGGGACCTATGCGAAATATTTCAATTCCGAATGTAGTGGGATTAACGGTGAAAGAGGCAAGACAGGTGATCGCCAGAAGCATGTTTGAAGTGGGACTTGTAGAGCACGAAGACGGATCGAAGGATGAATCTGATATTATCTATTATCAGGATCCTGCTTCAGGTGATGTCAGGGACCAGGGAATGCAGATGGATCTCTGGGCAAGTAAGAAAACACCGGCAGAATTAAGCTCTAAGATCGAGCAGCTGAACTCCATTTACCGGATGAAAGTAGATACCGGTCTGCCTCCGGTGCAATATCAGGAAGTTCATCAGGAACCCGTATATGAACCGGTAGCACCTCCGCCTGCACCAAGAAGAGAAGTGCCGAAAACGGAACCTGCCAAAACCGATGCAAGGCCAGCCAGTGGGAAACCGGCAGCAACATCTGAGAGTAAGCCTAAATCGTCAACAACGGGAAGTAATTCAGGTACAGGAAATGCTAAACCTGCCAATACACCGCCTGCTGAAAAGCCAAAGGCGAAAAAGGTAATCATAGATTAATCAGGATAATTAACATATAATGATCAGGCTTCAACTTTAAATGTTGAAGCCTTTTGTATAAAAATAAAAGCAATGACAGAAGATAACGAAGATTTTTTAGATGAAGAATTGTTAAATATCACGGGTATTGATATTGATGAGGAAAACAGCGGATTGTATGAGCATCTGAATATCACAGTTGATAAAAAGCAGGAGCCGCTGAGGATCGATAAATTCCTTTTCATCTACCGTCAGAATTCTTCAAGAAATAAAATTTCACAAACCTGCAGAGCCGGAAATGTCGTGGTTAACGGAACTCCGGTGAAGCAGAATTACCGTGTAAAACCCGGTGATCAGATTTCTGTTTTACTCACACATCCACCGAGAGAGAATGTCATTATTCCTCAGAACATTCCGATCAATATTATTTATGAAGACGATGATCTCGTAGTGGTAGATAAAGAACCGGGAATGGTAGTGCACCCGGGATTTGGAAACTGGGACGGGACATTGGTGAACGCATTGGCGTACCATTTCGAGCAGAACAATGAAAAATCTGACCTGGACAGGGTGGGCCTGGTGCACAGAATTGATAAGGATACATCAGGGCTGCTGGTCATTGCAAAAAACGAATATGCCTTGAGTTTCCTGGCTAAACAGTTTTTTGAACGAAAAACTAAAAGATTATACTGGGCTTTTGTCTGGGGAAATGTGCAGGATGACGAAGGAACCATCACAGGACATATCGGAAGACATCCTAAAAACAGAATGCAGATGCATACCTATGTAGACGGAAGCCAGGGAAAACATGCCGTAACGCATTATAAAGTGCTTGAAAGATTCAGATATATGACCTGGGTAGAATGTAAGCTGGAAACCGGCAGAACCCATCAGATCAGAGCGCACTTTAAACATATCGGCCACACGCTCTTTAATGATGAAAGGTATGAAGGACACACCCCGTTAAGAGGGATTAATCTGCCTAAGTATAAACAGTTTATAAAAAATGTGTTTGAAATACTGCCCAGACATGCCCTGCATGCCCATACTTTAGGATTTATACATCCGACGACGAAGAAAGAATTGTATTTTGAAAGCCCAATGCCCAAAGATATGGCGGATGCTGTAAAAAAATGGAGAAATTATTTAGAAAACTAAAAATATATTGAGAATTTTTTTATATTTGTTGAATTGAAATCAAGATTTGTTATGAGAAAACTATATGCTATCGTGTGTTTGGCTCTTTTGTCAAATGCATATAAAGCACAAGAAACATTACCATACTATCAACAATATCTCTTGGATGGTGAGTTCCTGTTCAACCCTGCACAATACGGTAAAACAGACTACGTACAGCTAAATCTCAACTATCAACAACAATTTTCAAAATTCAGCGAATCTCCAAATGTACAATCAGTGGGGATTAATGCGAATATTTTTGATAGAGTGGGTGCTGGTCTTTCTGTTTTCAGAGATAGCAATGGTCCTATTTCTGCAGGAGGAATCACTGCGGGAGCTTCTTATTTTATTCCTTTGAGCAGTGAAGGAGACCGAAAAGATCAATTCTCTTTCGGTACAAGTGTAAGCATGTATAACATGAATTTTGATTATTCAAAAATTAATACTGAAGATGCATCAGACCCGTTATTACAGGGAAGCGAAAGTAATATCTTCATGGCCTATGCCAACTTTGGAGTTGCCGCTACGTACAGAAATATCTTTGCCGGAGTTTCCGTTAATGATATCGCTTTAACAAATGATGAGTCTATTGTAAACGGACGTGAGCCTTCTCCGATTAAGTTTTTCTTAAACTTAGGATATGACTGGCATTTTGCAGACAATATGTATGTAACCCCATCAGCTTTAATTAATTTAAATACCAACTCTACCAGAACGATTGATTATAACTTAATGGCAACATTTTTCAATGATATCAATGCATTTTCTTTTGGAGTAAGTTACCGATCTGTTCAAAACAGATTCGATAGCCAGCAGTTAAGTATTTCCCCGATTGTTAAAGTAAGATTTAACAAATTTATGGTGGGTGCTACTTATAACCTGGGAATGTCTGACATCCAGGAGTATGGAGGAAACAGCTTCATGTTGGGAGTAGGATATAACTTTGATAACTTCATTAATCACAGAGGTTATAGATATTAATCGATTTAATTTAAATAAATTTGAGCTCTGAATTTTCAGAGCTTTTTTTATGATTTATATTCACATTCCGTTCTGTAAGCAGAAATGCAGCTATTGCAATTTTCATTTTTCTACCTCTTTAAATTTTAAGGAGGAAATGATAGCGGCCATGAAAAGGGAAATCTTTTTACGGAAAGACGAATTGCAGAACAAAAATTTACAGTCACTTTACTTTGGAGGCGGAACGCCATCCATCCTTTCAGGTGATGAAATTCATTCTTTAATTGATGAGGTTTTAAAATATTTCAGTTTCGACAGAGATATCGAGATTACTTTAGAGGCAAATCCCGATGACCTGGATAAACATTTTCTGAAGACTTTATCCGGATCTCCTGTTAATCGACTGTCTGTAGGTACGCAGAGCTTTTTTGACGAAGATCTCAGGTTGATGAATCGTGCCCATAATGCTTCCGAAGCAGAAGGCTCTATCAAAAGAGCTCAGGATTTTGGATTTGAGAATTTAAGTATTGATCTTATTTACGGTTCGCCCACTTCCAGTCTTGAGATCTGGAAAGAGAATTTAAATAAAACCATGGCATTGGAAATTCCTCATATTTCATCTTATGCCTTAACGGTTGAACCCAAAACTGCCCTTGAAAACTGGATTGCAAAGGGAAAAGTTGTAAATCCCAAAGAAGAAGAACAGAATAAAGAATTCTATTATATGATTGATTTTCTGAAAGATCATCATTTCGAACATTATGAAATTTCGAATTTTGCGAAACCCGGTTTTCATTCTAAACACAATTCTGCTTACTGGAAATATAATGAATACCTGGGAATAGGTCCGTCAGCGCATTCGTATAACGGATTCGATACACGAAGCTGGAATGTTGCCAATAATCCGCAGTATATAAAAAAAATACATGCCGGTCTGCTGGCCAAAGAGGAAGAGATCCTTTCAAAGGAAGACCAGTTCAATGAGATGATGATGATCGGGCTCAGGACCGTATGGGGCGTAGATCTGGAAAACGTGAGAAATAAATTTCCTGAAAGAATGATTGAAAAGCTTTACACCGGCATTACCCATAAACTGGAAGACGGTCTGTTAACCATAGAAAATGACCATCTTAAAATCCCAGAAAAGCATTGGTTTATGGCGGATGGAATTGCAGCTGACTTATTTATTGTTTAGTCGCAAAGTCATAAAGCGTAAGAATGGTTGCGGAACAATGTTAAAACTTGGGTATCCGGTATCCAACAAATTCACTATTTTTGTATAAAATTTCAACTCAATTTTGAAAACTAAAAAGCAAAATTATTCGCACCTTTCAAAGAGCCAGCCAATCGGCATTTTCGACAGTGGGGTGGGAGGTTTGACAGTGGCTAAGGAGATCAAGAGACTTCTTCCCAATGAAGACCTGATTTATTTTGGAGATACCAAACATCTTCCTTACGGTGAAAAATCCAAAGAAGCCATTATAGAGTATTCTACCAAAATCACCGACTTTTTATTGCAGCAAAATTGCAAGGCCATTGTAATTGCGTGTAATACAGCGACGGCCAATGCTTTGAAGGAAGTAATGGAATCGGTTGCCGGTAAAGTTCCGGTAATCGATGTAATAAATCCTGTCGCTGAGAAAGTTTCATACGAAATTCATAATAACGTAGGAGTCATTGCGACTAAGGCAACGGTAAATTCAGGACTTTATAAAAAAAGCATAAGAAAACATAATAAATGGATCAAAGTAGACGAGCTGGCCACTCCATTACTGGTGCCTGCTATTGAAGAAGGTTTTAAAAATCATCCGATTACCCATTCCATAATTTATAATTATTTAAGTAACAGTAAGTTAAAAAATATAGAAACATTGATTTTGGGCTGTACGCATTATCCTCTTCTTATTGATGAAATAAAGCAATACTACGGAAACCGGGTCCGGGTCATAGACTCGCCGAATATTGTCGCCAATCATCTGAAAATCATCCTGGATAAGTATGATCTGTTGAATGAAAGCAATCCTAAACCCAATTATCAGTTTTACCTTTCGGATATCACTAAAAATTTTGAAAAGATCTCGAAAAAATTCTTTGGAAAAACGATCGACTTAGAATTAAAAGTACTATAAAACAGAAGCTGTTTCATTCAACAGGAAACAGCTTTTTTTACTCCTTTTTTTACGTCGGCATAATTTCA encodes:
- the coaD gene encoding pantetheine-phosphate adenylyltransferase — encoded protein: MKIAVFPGSFDPITLGHYDIIERAAPLFDKLIIAIGQNSQKKYMFPMEKRMEFIQNSVAEFPNVEVDYFEGLTVDYCFEKNAQYILRGLRNPADFEFEKAIAHTNRTLAHKKLETVFLLTSSGKSFISSSIVREIINHGGEYELLVPDSVRV
- a CDS encoding PASTA domain-containing protein; protein product: MLKSLFNWKVLLNLVVAIGVFVGLVWLTFRWLEYHTNHGQEIPVPNVVNKSVHEAVKILDDAGLEYEVDSFKYDPKYRPFQVLQVYPAPGSRVKDGRAIQIKVNPRTWAPVAVPDVINKYAGLAFRRLDQVGLKVGDTIYEPSIQKDAIIRLLFKGNVIQPKSLLPRFSTVDVVIGSGPMRNISIPNVVGLTVKEARQVIARSMFEVGLVEHEDGSKDESDIIYYQDPASGDVRDQGMQMDLWASKKTPAELSSKIEQLNSIYRMKVDTGLPPVQYQEVHQEPVYEPVAPPPAPRREVPKTEPAKTDARPASGKPAATSESKPKSSTTGSNSGTGNAKPANTPPAEKPKAKKVIID
- a CDS encoding RluA family pseudouridine synthase — encoded protein: MTEDNEDFLDEELLNITGIDIDEENSGLYEHLNITVDKKQEPLRIDKFLFIYRQNSSRNKISQTCRAGNVVVNGTPVKQNYRVKPGDQISVLLTHPPRENVIIPQNIPINIIYEDDDLVVVDKEPGMVVHPGFGNWDGTLVNALAYHFEQNNEKSDLDRVGLVHRIDKDTSGLLVIAKNEYALSFLAKQFFERKTKRLYWAFVWGNVQDDEGTITGHIGRHPKNRMQMHTYVDGSQGKHAVTHYKVLERFRYMTWVECKLETGRTHQIRAHFKHIGHTLFNDERYEGHTPLRGINLPKYKQFIKNVFEILPRHALHAHTLGFIHPTTKKELYFESPMPKDMADAVKKWRNYLEN
- a CDS encoding PorP/SprF family type IX secretion system membrane protein; translated protein: MRKLYAIVCLALLSNAYKAQETLPYYQQYLLDGEFLFNPAQYGKTDYVQLNLNYQQQFSKFSESPNVQSVGINANIFDRVGAGLSVFRDSNGPISAGGITAGASYFIPLSSEGDRKDQFSFGTSVSMYNMNFDYSKINTEDASDPLLQGSESNIFMAYANFGVAATYRNIFAGVSVNDIALTNDESIVNGREPSPIKFFLNLGYDWHFADNMYVTPSALINLNTNSTRTIDYNLMATFFNDINAFSFGVSYRSVQNRFDSQQLSISPIVKVRFNKFMVGATYNLGMSDIQEYGGNSFMLGVGYNFDNFINHRGYRY
- the hemW gene encoding radical SAM family heme chaperone HemW, which encodes MIYIHIPFCKQKCSYCNFHFSTSLNFKEEMIAAMKREIFLRKDELQNKNLQSLYFGGGTPSILSGDEIHSLIDEVLKYFSFDRDIEITLEANPDDLDKHFLKTLSGSPVNRLSVGTQSFFDEDLRLMNRAHNASEAEGSIKRAQDFGFENLSIDLIYGSPTSSLEIWKENLNKTMALEIPHISSYALTVEPKTALENWIAKGKVVNPKEEEQNKEFYYMIDFLKDHHFEHYEISNFAKPGFHSKHNSAYWKYNEYLGIGPSAHSYNGFDTRSWNVANNPQYIKKIHAGLLAKEEEILSKEDQFNEMMMIGLRTVWGVDLENVRNKFPERMIEKLYTGITHKLEDGLLTIENDHLKIPEKHWFMADGIAADLFIV
- the murI gene encoding glutamate racemase, producing the protein MKTKKQNYSHLSKSQPIGIFDSGVGGLTVAKEIKRLLPNEDLIYFGDTKHLPYGEKSKEAIIEYSTKITDFLLQQNCKAIVIACNTATANALKEVMESVAGKVPVIDVINPVAEKVSYEIHNNVGVIATKATVNSGLYKKSIRKHNKWIKVDELATPLLVPAIEEGFKNHPITHSIIYNYLSNSKLKNIETLILGCTHYPLLIDEIKQYYGNRVRVIDSPNIVANHLKIILDKYDLLNESNPKPNYQFYLSDITKNFEKISKKFFGKTIDLELKVL